One genomic region from Mangifera indica cultivar Alphonso chromosome 17, CATAS_Mindica_2.1, whole genome shotgun sequence encodes:
- the LOC123200808 gene encoding uncharacterized serine-rich protein C215.13-like: protein MDGCSGKRAVDGLVVTRKGSGLVPRDTVSNRDQNAQFCNRVGCSGRLNSMKGTQIDCSEKAKYSRSSFRPSSSGKEIIGGSSRTCAAVSNAKKSSTNPPKKGSPQIDTDSSETSSVQDEPPVSELTPLSGKIQRGLRPESEDTNSRAVMTTEEASSNAVSNTRSRRNFRQRSGLGNRDISGGSSVSLPSRSTCQTAAANTSRHGSTNLRCNSISDVIPSSSSSSLSQSRISKRKDMVKKRNSEGESSLSSRGKKTTESSPEVRNHSNNHGVCISDSRRARNWPPNRDNGITSVRTRRSTNVNNRARLSNQGNGNVLAPNESPIGFPQVSESDISSDLNVPSSSPLFPFETPSGCRGSYSRPGSSSGSLQGFVPGSPSEVGIARSLISRDNFGHYNIDGIAEVLLALERIEQDEELSYEQLLVLETNLLLNGLNFYDQHRDMRLDIDDMSYEELLALEERMGTVSTALTEEAISKCLTTSIYHSKAPMDAIMNCSDNTDDVKCSVCQEEYFAGDEVGRLHCQHRYHVACIEQWLRLKNWCPICKVAAEPLPRSSQQDSIV, encoded by the exons ATGGATGGATGTTCTGGTAAAAGAGCTGTCGATGGGCTTGTTGTCACGAGAAAGGGTTCTGGTCTTGTTCCAAGAGATACTGTTAGTAATAGAGACCAAAATGCTCAATTTTGCAACAGAGTTGGTTGCAGTGGCCGGCTGAATTCCATGAAAGGCACTCAAATTGACTGCTCTGAAAAAGCTAAATATTCAAGGTCTTCATTTCGCCCTTCTTCTAGTGGCAAGGAAATAATTGGAGGCTCCTCAAGGACTTGTGCAGCAGTCAGCAATGCAAAAAAGTCCTCCACAAATCCCCCGAAAAAGGGGTCTCCCCAAATTGACACAGATTCATCTGAAACTAGTAGTGTTCAGGATGAGCCACCGGTTTCAGAACTCACACCTCTATCTGGAAAGATTCAAAGAGGGCTTCGCCCTGAATCTGAAGACACGAATTCTAGGGCTGTTATGACGACAGAAGAGGCAAGCTCGAATGCAGTATCAAACACAAGATCCCGGAGGAATTTCCGTCAGAGATCTGGATTGGGCAACCGAGATATTTCAGGTGGTTCCTCTGTGTCTTTGCCATCTAGGAGTACCTGTCAGACAGCAGCTGCTAACACAAGCAGGCATGGTTCTACAAATCTAAGGTGCAACTCTATTTCTGATGTTATCCCCTCCAGTAGTAGTAGTTCTTTATCACAGTCACGCATTAGTAAAAGGAAGGATATGgttaaaaagagaaattcaGAAGGTGAAAGTAGTTTATCCTCTAGAGGGAAGAAAACAACTGAATCATCGCCAGAAGTGCGGAATCACAGTAATAACCATGGTGTCTGCATTTCTGATTCAAGACGAGCCAGGAATTGGCCTCCTAACAGGGATAATGGTATTACATCTGTTAGGACACGGAGATCAACCAATGTTAACAACCGGGCAAGGCTCTCTAATCAAGGAAATGGAAATGTTTTAGCACCAAACGAGTCCCCTATTGGGTTTCCACAAGTGTCTGAATCTGATATATCTAGTGATTTAAATGTTCCTTCTTCATCTCCTCTGTTCCCTTTTGAAACTCCGTCAGGTTGCCGGGGTTCTTACAGTCGACCTGGCAGTAGCAGTGGAAGTTTACAAGGTTTTGTACCTGGTAGTCCCTCAGAAGTTGGCATTGCTCGCTCCTTAATCAGTCGTGATAACTTTGGGCACTACAACATAGATGGCATTGCAGAG GTATTGTTGGCACTTGAGAGGATTGAACAAGATGAAGAATTATCTTATGAG CAATTACTTGTTTTAGAGACCAATTTGCTCCTTAATGGCCTGAATTTTTACGACCAGCATAGAGACATGAGACTGGATATTGATGACATGTCGTATGAG GAGTTATTAGCTCTGGAAGAGAGAATGGGTACTGTGAGCACTGCATTAACGGAAGAAgcaatatcaaaatgccttacAACAAGCATTTATCACTCAAAAGCTCCAATGGATGCCATTATGAACTGCAGTGACAACACCGATGACGTTAAATGCTCTGTTTGTCAG GAAGAGTATTTTGCTGGAGATGAAGTGGGGAGGCTACATTGTCAGCATAGATATCATGTGGCTTGCATAGAGCAGTGGCTACGGCTGAAGAACTGGTGCCCTATTTGCAAGGTAGCAGCTGAACCCTTGCCGCGGTCTTCACAACAAGATTCAATTGTTTAA